The DNA window TCGATTCAGGGCTTGTTGAAAGTCAAGGTCTGCTGTGTAGATGAATGGAAGGAAATAAAGATAATGCAGAAAGACCAGGGTTCCTTTCCCTGCTCTACAGGCTTGATGCTTGTGCATAAGTTATTCTTGTTACGTGAGTGAGCCTTGTTTAACCTTTCAAGAAACTTAAACcccaggtttgtgtgtgtgtgtcccagtgcCAGGAAGACAGGCAGAGCCGCAGCCTTCTTCATTCCTTGTAGATTCTTTTTCTTATCTCACAGATCAGTGATGAGCTTTAGATCCCGACTCTGCCGAAaacggccatttgagattccacATGAGCTCGGAATATCTTCAGTGTTTTGGAAATTGCCTTGATTAATTTTCTCATTAATCTAAAGCTCTTAACAGCGTACAAATGGCCAAGAGGCCACAGCACTAAAGCCATTCTTAGTCGTTGAAAAGTAGCTGACATTTTCCCTACGTGAACTGCCAGTGAACTGATTGTGAACTCCCCGAGAACAGTTCCAGGGCGCACACTGAATGCTCCCTTCGAAggcatatttcattttaattatttgttagGTTTGCAAACAGGAAGACATGACTTCCTCTGCTTTTTAGAAGCTGGAGagcaacttttaatttttatggcATGAGGTCTTTTGCTTGCCTGCTTCCTGTGATGTGGTCCTCTACAATCTTTTTTGGAGTTGGACTCCTGCCAGGATTCTGCATCATTGAAATCAGCCGATGGAGGCGATCATTACCAGGTGGTTTGGGCAATTTGTTACTTGACgggagcccccctcccccaaatgctttctcattcattttctctctcaccCTTCTTTAGGATTTCCGATGCATGCCAGGTTTCCGCTGACTGCCGGAATTGGAGATCACTCCACATGGATCCCCCAAGCCAGCATGGCAGCCACACTTCGCTAGTGGTGATTCAGCCACCGGCTCTGGAAGGGCGGCACAGGTTAGACTGTGACACTCAGCCTGCTGCGATTCTGTCCCTGGACCAGATCAAGGCCATCAGAGGCAGCAACGAATACACAGAGGGACCTTCAGCGCTGAGAAGGCCAGCTCCTCGCACTGCACCAAGACCCGAAAAGCAGGAAAGGACTCATGAAATCATACCAGCCAATGTGAACCACAGCTACGAGCACCGACCTGCCGGCCACTCCGGCAACGCCAGGGGCTCGGTGTTGAGCAGGTCGACCAGCACCGGAAGCGCAGCCAGTTcagggagcagcagcagcagcagcgcgaCTTCTGAGCAGGGCCTGTTGGGAAGGTCTCCGCCCACCAGGCCCATCCCCGGTCATAGGTCAGATAGGGTCATCCGGACCCAACCCAAGCAGCTGCTTGTGGATGACTTGAAGGGCCCCTTGAAAGAGGACCCCACCCAGCACAAGTTCATCTGCGAACAGTGTGGCAAGTGCAAGTGTGGAGAGTGTACAGCCCCCCGGGCTCTGCCCTCCTGCCTGGCCTGCAACCGCCAGTGCCTTTGCTCGGCTGAGAGCATGGTGGAGTATGGGACCTGCATGTGCCTGGTCAAGGGCATTTTCTACCACTGCTCCAATGATGACGACGGGGGCTCCTACTCAGATAACCCGTGCTCCTGTTCACAGTCCCACTGCTGTTTCCGATACCTGTGCATGGGAGCCCTGTCTTTATGCCTCCCCTGCTTGCTCTGCTACCCTCCCGCCAAGGGCTGCCTGAAGCTGTGCAGGGGTTGTTATGACTGGACCCACCGCCCAGGCTGCCGGTGTAGAAACTCCAACACTGTCTATTGTAAGCTGGAGAGCTGCCCCTCAAGGGCTCAGGGCAAGCCGTCATGATTTCTGGAGGTGGACTGGACCTCCTGAATGTCCAGCTTCCAACCGTGGCTGTTAGGAAACATGGGATTTCTTCCCGTCGGTCTCTGATGCTCCTCAGTAGGAGTGAACTGTGAAACTGCGCCCAGCTTGCTCCCACCCCACCTCAAGGGTTCTGGGAGCTGGGAGTGCCTCTGGGGCCTTTGTGTGCTGCATCAGCCTTCCCACTGTGTCTGTGAGGATGTATGCACGCCCAGACTTGGCTGAGAGATGTTTGGGGTCGGGTACTGTGGGGTCAGGGACTTGGTTTGGTTTATTAAAAAGTAACCGTGTAAGTGCTTAAATAAGCTATATATTAATCTGCCTCTGATGAGAGCTATCTTAGCCTCCCATCCCCAAGTCCAGTGGGAGGGTCTACTTCTCAGAACACAGTTCGCTCGGCAACAGCTCACTGCCCTCCTTCCAGCCCTCGGATTCTCCCCACAATGCACTCTGGAGGTGCCAGTGGGTCATCCCTCCTTACCACCCACCCCTTTTTGGTCATAGTTCTGGATTCACTCTGCAGCGTTGGTCTTCACATTAGAGATGATGTTGGCTAATCCTTGTTCCACCTCTAGCGCCCCTGTCTGTGAAGgacttccttcccttcccacccccactTCACCGAGGGCTGTTGGTAACTGTAGTTGAAATTCCTGTCTGGTCCGCCCCTGGGCCTCTCAGAGCTACAGCTCCGTAAGGTGCCTTTGGCCTCTGACTGGCCTTTTGACTCTGAACAGCTGGGTATTTCCAATCCttcctgtgttttcattgccTTAACCACAAGTTGTGGtgctttttgtatattatatgtataaatcACAAAGTTGAATCCTGGCTATTTTTAAGACAAAAGTCTGTTAAACTTTTTTTATTGTAAAGAATATTTATTATGCGAATCTCTAttattttatgatatttattGCAAAAGACTGTTGAAATATACTCATGTCTGATTATAACATATCACTACTTCCTGAAAAACAAGGTGACTCGAAGAAAGTACATAAAGTACATATATGTTAACTACAATGCAGAAAATATATCAGTTAATGAAACTGTCTTGAGTtcatcgtttttttttttgtttttttttttagcctgtaCTGCTAAATTAAATCAAATGGAACTTGATTTAACCTTTTCAGACTTCCAGGCACAGATGCCTTCAAGTTTGAAAAGGAATGTTTCCTGCAAAGTCCTTTAGTCAGAATTTTATGGTCTGGATTGCTTCATCAAATACTCAAGTGAGTTACTTTTGTAAAGTaaaggggtttgtttgtttgtttgtttaagattaaTGTCCCCGCTTTATTTTGTAAGTATGGGTTTTGTTGATAGCTTCTTGAGATGAGGCAAAACTACGTTTTTTATAAAGTATTTATCTTAACTCTATGGCCATTCAGAGATTAGTTTCCAACAGTAGGGCTTAAATGATTTAGGAATGTAAACATGCCAagagcctctggaactgtcaTTTTAACAAACTTTTCCATAATTAGGAATTAGGATTGCCAAAGAAAGCTCATGTGCCAGAGAGCTGTCCAGGAAGCTTCCTGTGGCAGCCTTTTCCTTCGATGGACGCTACCCAGTTCTGTTCTGTGTCCTGGAAGGCCTGAAACTTCACATGGGAAAACAAGATTTTGATGCCTAATTACTGGGGCTAGTAAAGTGACTATGGACCTGGAGTCGTGAGGTCTGATAGACTTGCGTCTTAGGTTTTGTTTGTAGACCTGTCTTATCAGGTCACTGACCtggtctgcttttgagaagaggatGGTGGTAATTCAAACCCAGGGCACCGGAAGccacccagcttcctgtcatGTGGTTTCTTATGTGTTCTTCATAACTAAGCTTTCCTGTCATCAGTCGAGGTGTACTCTGGAGAAACTTGAAGTAGTTTTCTGTTAGGTCACTAAAGCTGCTGCTTGGCATGATACtttatagttaaaatattttctcagctCAGCCCCCAAggggaaattttaaatgaatgtttGTGTTCAAAGACTACTTTGAAATATGTAGTACTTCAAAATATGAACTTGAGTATTTGTTTCACTGGTGTCTTACTGTTTAGTATTTTCCCGAGCTGGAGCTTTACGGAAGTATGTCAGCAGCAGGCTGCTCAAAGCTCTGGCTTTTTCTGTCCCTGTAAGACTATGTAGTGTGAATTAGGACCTGGTGCGAATTCCAACCTGAGCTGTAACCAGACTGAGAAGCATTGGCTTAGTCTGAAAGCAGTTGAGACCTTTTTAGGGGAAAGCACCAGCTGTATGCTCTAGGGTTTTAGCGCAGCTGTAGGTGGCTTATTGCATGTCTGGAGTTCATTCTCTGTAAACACCAGTCTGCTCAGAAGTGGCATAGGTTAGCAGCTGGGCCCTCTTGACAAGTCTGTCAGGTTGGCAAAGCACAGATCTGGCACTTCATAGACAGCCTCCTCTGTGATGTCTCTTGGTAAGTTCTGGAGGCCTGAGCTTCTGCACCTAACTAACCCTGACCACTGCCATGAACTTGGTGATGTTGGCAGGGAAGGGCACGCTTGGCACACAGCCTGAGCTTTTCATTCTTACACTTGGCCGTTCTACTTCAGCGGGAACCCATGGCATGCTGGATgcctttttaaagaacaaaacaaaaggcaaacaaaacacatgtagctcaggctagccttgagcttctaacccccctgcctcagcccccagtGTGCTAGGATCATCGATGTACCAACCACTCATGGTGCTGGCTCAGTATGGAGCAAATGGTTCATTTCtggtgtatttttaaattttaaagacttACTATTTAGATAATTTAATTGTGAATCGCAGAAGCCATGTGGGATTTATGAATTGAGTGACTTCCTGTACCAAAGCTTATAAGATGTAACCcagcaggaaggggaaatagcCGTGCTATGAGAGCCTAAGGTGAATCTGTAAATACAGTCCGCACCATAGCACACTCTAGTTGTGACTTAAAAACAGTGGTCTTtagtgggaaaggaaaggaaagctaatcacctagggttttgttttttttttatcctgattTGGAGTTGAACATAAATACCCAATTGAAAATTTCTGCTTTCTGAGTCTAGAGGGGGAAAAAATATTTATCAAGAAACATTAAAACAagaggctttattttattttgaaattacctttccattaaaaaataaagtgatgaAGTTTGTGGCAGATTTTATATACAACTATACAAACACCGACTCCTTTTGGAACATACCAGTTACTGAATCAGAGGTGTCTAGATGAGCCTCCAGCTTCCCCAAtgtgctgtttctgttgttgttttttagggGCATGAGAATATTTAAGCATCTTATAAACTTAAATTCTTCTTTTGGCTAAGTGATAGTCGAGACCTGTTCTCCACCATCCCTAATTCATGAGTATAGTACAATTAAAATGCCCATCGATGTACCTGACAGTAACTGTCATAGGCTCTGATTGCCAGGCCGTGTTCAAGCACAGTAGAGTGTTAAAGCTACAGATGGATCCCGGTGTATACCTCTTCAAAAGGcgattttattttactgtgtgttCGGTGGGGGATGGGCAGGGACATGCTTTGGTGCACAGGGTGGGGGCACCAGGGCACACAGGTTGCCCgttagacattttaaaattcataggtCTAGGTTGTAGGTCAAGCCTGTTCTGAAGACTCAGGAAAGGGACCTGCGCTGTGTCAAAGGGCTTCTGGGGTGACTATCAGGCACTTTTGGAGCTGACTCAGGTCCTGCTGTCTTGACTTGACATGAAGCCAAGCCCCGGCTTCCGAAGGCACAGGTTTGTGATGTCTGGAGACTGGCCAGGACTCTTTCATGCAGTATAGcgtttttccttccttttgcaGCTATCATTGCCTTCTGGCCGCACGTCGCCttcactgtctctctctttttatcaGTCTTTGCTTCATAGTTAATATACTTGACTGTGAGTTAAGACATGGACCCGTCTTCCCCATGTGTTTGCTCAGGTGTCCAGAACAAGTGACAAATGGCTTTGTTGCCATGGTTATTTTTCATGCGGTAACATTAAAATTAGCTTCAAGCTGAGCCTGTGTTTGTCCTGTTATGGCTTCTGTGGTGATCATAGACCAGGCAGGTTCATACGTTGGCAAGAAGCAACGGCAGCTTGGTGTGAACTTGGGTGGTGGGTCTTTACCGTTTCATCTGAGTGTGTTGGGACAGCAGTAATCAAAAGCTACATCAAGGGTCCTTTTCTGCATCCTTAAATTGATGTTATCTGTCAGGTAGGTAACTCCATACTAGGCATGCTAATAATTCTAACTGAAAAAGCCAGTAGGAAGCCAGGACTATTTTGAACTAGCTAGTTGGCAATATGTCCTAGCAGCACCTCCTGGTAATCTAAGCTATTTGAAAAAGTCATCACGGAATCTTAATTTTCCTGTAGAAAGAAACTGAACTGTCGGCTAAGCCAGTCTTTATCTTAGGAGCAAGAGGCCCAGGGCCAGATGACTGTTTGCCTAGAGTCACGATCTAGTAGTCAAAATCAACTTTACTGAAAACGAGTAAACATAGCCATGCTTTCTAAATTTGTCTTCATGGTAAATGGCTGGAAGGAAGGCAAGAAAGGCTGACCTGGAAGATGGGGGGCTTGATGGATGTTCCTGGTTAATTACAATAAAATCGAGCAGATTTGTTAAAATAGTGGATTAAGTGGTGGTTTGAGAAAGACAAGCACCAGAACTAGACATAAAGGATGGAAGAAAATCAGCTCTAGGTTTGCCAGCCGAAGATGCTAGTGTTACAGTCGTCTGAGAGGACAAACACCAACCGCGTCCCTTATGGCCAAACCTTTCCACCCAGAATCTCTGCGAGGAACCTTGGCTTTTGACTCAGAAACAGCCCCCACGTTCCTACCATTCAGTCTACAAATGTCCCAGAGTTAGCTTGCAGGCGTGTGTCTAgaacttgtgaaaagaaaagtagagacCAGGTGAGAAGAGCAGCCCAGAGAAGGAAGTTCCAGCTGTAGTGAGCTGAAAGGAACTGGAAATGCAAGAATACCAAGGACAGAAAGCCACAGGGCCGTGGGGCTGTTTATAGGTGGGTTTGCGATGGAGACCCTAGGAATAATACACACGTTTGGGGCCTGGGCAAAGGGGAGATGGTGGCTTTGTTGAATGGGTGTGATTCATTGTGGGTGGATTGGAAGAAGCTTTGAGAGATACTGCGGTGATCATGAAGCATGCTGGGAGAGTGGCCAGCCCAGGCTGTGGGAAAGGCCTGGGGTTAAGGGAGGTAGTGAAGGCTTATCATCCTAGAGGTAGGAGGCTGAGaggtgttcttttgttttttgttttgtgtttgttgtttttttctgagagagagagtctcatatggaacttactgtgtagccgtCGATGACCTTGACtgtctgatctttctgctttaaTTCcaacgtgctgggattacaagtgtgtgctgccactCTCTGCCTCCATGGTGCTGGAGACGGAGCCCAGAGCTTCCTGCATGAGAGGCAAGCGTGCTCTCCAGACTGAGCGGTCTTTAGCTTGAAGAGTTTGCGGAACTACCTACATTTTAGGTGTCAGAGAGCAGTACAAAGCCAACAGGGAGAAGGTAAGTGGTATAGCCACCAAGGATCTGAAGACAAGACTTGCAGGTGGAAATGAGTAATAGATGTCGAAAGCTGTGGCAACCAAATTCATAAAGACTAACAATAAATAGTCGTAGTAGCATAATAAACTAATTAAAGAGTAACTTGGCAAGaccaaaggaagaggaaaggaaaggacaaatGGATAtgaagagggaggggggaaggctgTAGAAAAGGTGAGAAGCCATGGACCTGTTGACAGGTGCTTCAGGATCCGGCCAGATACCCAAAAGAGCAGCAGCACCTCAGCTCTCATGGAGCAGGAGCATTTGAGGGGCCGAGGGCCTCCATGTTGCTGAGGCACAGGTTAGAGGGCAGCGAGGCAGAGTGTCGTGTGTCGTGTTCCCCCACTCCCCCtaccctcccactcccccccgacccccccagcccccccccccatcccaggGCAGTGAGAAGTGCTACCTCTCCACAGGCTGGGGGAAGCTTGGACAGTGCTCAAGGGTTTGTTGAGATGCCTGGTCAGAAGACTGGGTGGTTCCAGTGAGGGTGGCACAGGGGgactgggaggaagaagcaggaaagacaGCTGTGGACCCAGCAGCTCTGAGTCAGGATCCTGGCAGGCAGCCACAGCTTGTGCTGAGGAagtctgaggaggaggaggagcagcgggaggaaggggaggctgaGGATCTGGAAGAGTGTGTAAGCAACACAACAGAGCACCAGAAAGTGTGGACGGAAGAGCAAGTCCGGAAGCTGGTTCTCCTGTTTGGAAGTTATAGGTgctttgacttttttaaaaaattacttttagcCAGGCGacggtgacgcatgcctttaatttcagcactcgggaggctgagccaggcagatctctgtgagttctacagagatccaggacaggaaccaaaactacacagagaaaccctatctcgaaaaatggaaaaaaaaaatttttttagatttatttgttttattgtatgtgtatgagtggtttgcctgtgtgtgtgtttaacatccCTGCTCCTGGTTCTCTTCAGAGGCCGGAAGAAGGCATCACATCCAGTGGAACTGGAGTTGGTTATGGTTAggatgggtgctggaaaccaaactcagttACTCTACAAGACCAAGTGTTTCTAACCagtgggccacctctccagcctgcttTAACTTGTTTGAAAGCTGGTAGTTGTAAGTTCagtaatgtggtagtttgaatgtgaagtaTGCCCCACAGTCTCAGGTATTCGAACCCtggcccccagttggtggtggtgtttggggaTATTTAGGGGGTGCAGCTCTGTGGAGGAAGTAtgttggggatggagcccaggatttcatccatgctaggcaaatgtATTGAGTTttatctccagctccagatgtATGATTTCTTAAAGAATCTTTGTCTTCAGGAGTAAACTAGGGAGAATGTATGGCAAGTAGAGTGTGCCTTATTAATGGAAACTGTGCATAAAATCCTTACTGAACAGAGAAAATACCTTCATGAAAACTGGTGGAGCAGTAGGTTCACTCGAGGAATAGGCGGCAGCAAAAGGTCTGTTTCTCAAATTTCTGCACTGCAGAGTGTGGCAGAGGGTGtctgggggtggcagagggtgtcTGAGGGTGGCAGAGGGTATCTGGAGGTGGCAGAGGGTGGCTGAGGGTGTCTGGAGGTGGCAGAGGGTGTCTGAGGGTGTCTGGGGGTGGCTGAGGGTGGCAGAGGGTGtctgggggtggcagagggtgtcTGGAGGTGGCAGAGGGTATCTGGAGGTGGCAGAGGGTATCTGGAGGTGGCAGAGGGTGTCTGAGGGTGTCTGGGGGTGGCTGAGGGTGGCTGAGGGTGGCAGAGGGTGTCTAGAGGTGGCAGAGGGTGGCAGAGGGTGTCTAGAGGTGGCagagggtggcagagggtgacTGAGGGTGtctgggggtggcagagggtggcGGAGGGTGtctgggggtggcagagggtatCTGGGGGTGACTGAGGGTGGCAGAGGGTGTCTGAGGTTGGCAGAGGGTGTCTAAGGGTAGCAGAGGGTGTCTGAAGGTGGCAGAGGGTGTCTGAGGTTAGCAGAGGGTGGCTAAGGGTAGTAGAAGGTGTCTGAGGATGGTAGAGGGTGTCTGGGGGTGGCTAAGGGTGGCAGAGGGTGGCACCTACATCTGAGTTCCGTCCTCCTGTCTGGGTTTGAGTGCTGTAGCTTAGTAGTAAAAGCTTCAGTCAAACCTGATTCCCTAAGAGAGGAACAGTTGATTcttctggggtgctgggaacggCCTCTGCCCACCAGGAGAGAGACCCTGTGGTGTCAGCCATGTCTCCAGAGCCCGGGCTGGTTCCTTCATTCATGGTTTCTGACCGGCTTGACAATGACTGTCACTTAGTCTTTGTTATTCGCCTTTGGTCaggttttctgttcattttgttttggtctttgaTGCTGGAAATATCATTCagtaggagagaaaagaaagtggaaaTGATGCTAAAAACTGCAGTCAGCCTTCTAGGACCCAGATTGGTGCTTGTTCTTACTGTAGAGAAGGAACTTGTAGGGAGCGGGACATAGTTCAGTCTGTCA is part of the Peromyscus eremicus chromosome 6, PerEre_H2_v1, whole genome shotgun sequence genome and encodes:
- the Spry1 gene encoding protein sprouty homolog 1, which encodes MDPPSQHGSHTSLVVIQPPALEGRHRLDCDTQPAAILSLDQIKAIRGSNEYTEGPSALRRPAPRTAPRPEKQERTHEIIPANVNHSYEHRPAGHSGNARGSVLSRSTSTGSAASSGSSSSSSATSEQGLLGRSPPTRPIPGHRSDRVIRTQPKQLLVDDLKGPLKEDPTQHKFICEQCGKCKCGECTAPRALPSCLACNRQCLCSAESMVEYGTCMCLVKGIFYHCSNDDDGGSYSDNPCSCSQSHCCFRYLCMGALSLCLPCLLCYPPAKGCLKLCRGCYDWTHRPGCRCRNSNTVYCKLESCPSRAQGKPS